From Rhododendron vialii isolate Sample 1 chromosome 7a, ASM3025357v1:
GGTGGTGCAGTTTTAAcaatgaaatttgaaaagattTCCTTTCTGTATTTTTCTATTAAGATATCCCGAATCTATGCACCCTCTAGAGCCTAGAGGTCAGGAGACTTATTGGTTAACCATTTGTACAATTCCCACTGTTGCATATATCCTCTTATTTAACCATCTGTCGTTGGCTCATATCTGTTTCTATACTGCATTTATCAGGCTTTTGATGAAGCAATTGCTGAATTGGATACCTTGGGAGAGGAGTCTTACAAGGATAGCACCTTGATTATGCAACTTCTTAGGGACAACCTCACTCTGTGGACCTCAGACATGCAGGTTTGGCTCTGCTTCCATGCAATGTGCAATTTTAGCCTTGTGTCCATCTCATTTGTGATGCGCTTCTACCTGTCAATTGTTTTTTCCAACCTTTGTTTCTTGTCCTGTTCCTTTTATTTGTTGGGTAGTTGTTTTTGACTACTTTTGTTTCTTGTCCTGTTCCTTTTGTTTGTTgggtagatttttttttttcatgcttgCCTGAGCTGTTATTTTGCTGAGTGGaacatctttttctctttaaggaaataaactagAAGCCTATGTTTGTTATTTTGCATGGACTCGGATGCCCGTACCTGCCCAACCTCAAATTTCCTAAGCTTAAATCTTAGGGTATTGAGAATCTGAGATATGTATCCAAAAGTTGCATATGGGTATCAGGACAAGTCCTGAATGCTTGTCTGCATTTATCTTTACAGAATATATGCTTGGGCTGTTTGTTGCATATACTATAAAAGCATAGTTGGAAATTCATATACTTAAGGAAATTTTTGGAGTAAATCATTTTCATCGAGCATATTCCAATTTAACATGTTTggttaattttgaatttctgtttCTTGCCGCAGGAGGACGGGGCAGACGAGATTAAAGAAGCCCCCAAGCCTGACGATGAATCGTAGTGTGGGGCACTCCTAAACTAGGGTCTCACTTCTCCcatgtttgtttttgttaggaGAAGATGATTGTTTCTGATTTTCCTGTCATTCTGAAATTTAATCATTCTCGCTTCTAATAGGGATGAAACTCGAAGGTACTGATGTTGTTTACTTTGTTTGGTTATGAAGGGTTTATTTTCTCCAAGGAGATTGGAGCTTTATTTCGGTGGTGTGATAGTATTCCTATTAATTTTCCATATTTGGTTTTACCTTAGAGCAAGTCCATTAGATGAGcttaaatacattttttgctattttatctaagagaaatataaaaaaatagtcTACACTAGATGAGTTAAAAGAGTAGCTAAAATGCATTTATGAATAGttgttctctatttttacctatgcactattcatactccttttcttttttaattatttctctctctctctcctccctcctttctcctctttttAAACAATAtagataataaaaaataagtgaaaaatatatattttaattggagtaagataaaatagatagtattggtgtagtgttgagGAAGATGTGAAtatgtaaaatgaaaaaagtgccCTATTGATcaatatttttacatttttattggtgtacatgctcttagctTCCGATCTCACGCCTGACAACTAGTATATCTGTCATACGGATGTGATAGGGATTGTGTATATCTACTAGCGTGACCTCACAAACTTTTAGTTGGCAGGCTTTTCTTTTCGttctttttgggtaaaaaggtaTGCTTGTCCTTGACAGAGATTGGTCGAGAAAAACAGATTCACGTGGCCGACCTCGGTCTGGTTTGGAAAAATAGGCAGGCTTCTTCTTGTTCCTTGCCAAGTGGTGATTTTCGCCAGGTTTGAGTGCGCGTGCCTTGCCATAGTCCACTGTGTCTCGTAATCACCCGGTGTGGTTAAAGGCGTACTTCTAGCATGTTGGGGCAGTCTTCCCAAAGTCTCCTTCCTTCAAATCTCCTCCTTGTGCAAATTGATAGAAGAAAAAGGGTAACAAATGCATGAAGCCCCTGCTGTTACGTTGTTGTTTCTGGGAAGTGTATTTTCATACAGCAGTTGGTTTCTGCCTATGCTGTCGTTGCAAGGTTTTCCTTTTTGAGTGACAGGGTCGGCTTTGGGCATGCGCTGATGATACGCTTGCCTTGGGCCAAATTATTGGCTCGTTTGGACCTTTGAAGAATTTTGACGTCGTGTTTTTTTCCCGGCCTGCCTTTACAGACTCTCATCCCTCCACAATCCAGTcctaactttatttttttccttttttggttttgtgtttttttaattttaattttcaatttttattagatCCGCGCTATATTTGTTTTATCAATCATCGAGTCATCCTCTAAAGGaatctgaaaaaataaaaatattatgagCAAAATCATAAAAGTTTACGAACGACCAAAACAAATACCACAGCTGTTTTTTCCCCCTAAGGTGATGAACTTTTTAACATCGATCAacatttatgtattttttttatttctcttctcGATATAAATGATTAATTCTAAAATTACGGTTAGAACATAAGCAAAGAgtaataaaatattaaaaatattatcaaAAATATTATACTAGACAACAATATTTTCAGAAGAATGGAGCCTTATTAGATCAATTAGGAAACCAATTAGGGCTAAGCTCAATTGATCAGACTCTTGCACCTCACTAGAAGTttagaagtttgaatttttcaccTTCGTGTGACTGTGTGAGTGCTATTTCTTTAAAGggatttttatttctttctttatttcttttctatgatgtgcttatttcttgtattgattaAGTTGTAGAGTTTGGTTATCTTATgaactctcataattgatgtaatattttggatttgtgttttacagtttatatatgatgtaaatgatcgcttttatcaattgaaaaaaaaataaaaaatttcaactaatAACCCAATCAAAAGTCCAACCGTTGGGAACCACTACCGAGTGCAATGGATTGTCTACCGCTCCCTTCCTTTAAGGAGACGGAGGTTCGAGCCCCTCCGTGCACGGTTTGAAATGAAGGTTATGGATAGTCCCAATACTCATTGTACTAACCTAACAAATCTCGCTAACTATACcgtttggttaaaaaaaaaaaaaggggaggggAAAATGACGGAGTCCAAACTTTGATTAGCCTTTGACTCTTGCCGCTCACCACTGCAGTGGGGGTCGCCGTAAAACctaacacctctctctctctctctctctctctctccctcctgttGTTGGCCGCCTCTCCCAGCTTAAATCTTTCTCTCCTGTCATTCATGGCGGAAGCCGATTCCGCAAAAACCTTAACCTTATCCGAGGTACTATACCTACATTTACCTACATTTTTCTGTATTCATATACTCCTTCTGTACTCACTTACCAattggaatttatttatttatgataaataaaaaaggaattCGTTTCCGTATCTGTTCTTGTCGTATTTATTATTATGCTCGTGGTTCATTGTTTGTAATTGTGAGTATTTCCTGCTTGTTTGAGTGCATTTCAAATTACTTCGAAATTGAGGATCAAActtggctcttcctttcgatCGGCTTTTACTTGAATGGATTGGGCTGCTGTAGATACGTTGATTAAATTGAACCCGAAGAAGGCACTTAGATTTCTGGAATTTTGACAAGACATTTAACAGCCTAAAAGTTGTACATTAGGTGTTAAAACCTAATAAAAGATGTCGGAGTATTGAGATTTTAGACAATACAGAACATTTTATACACCTACAAGGAATGAGAGACATTTGAGTAATATTTGATTCAGTTTAGAAGAATGCAATGTCAATGATAGCTTTTGGTAATTTGAGGGTGTCAATTCCGTTAGAGGTTGCACACAGGCCTGGTATTAGTTTATATTTGAGTTTTACACTACCTTATTCTCCTAAAAAATTATCTCTCTGGACAGTTAGCAGCATCTCAAATAAGATACCCTCCTAATTGTGGTGGTTCGGTAAAGAAATCGAGCCAATTTGTACCATGAAAATTTTGTGATCATGGGGGCCAATATTTATATAGCCCTAGCTCACTCTCAAATAGCTCCATATTCTGGAAGTAAACCCATTGCATTTTTAGGAGTGTTAAAGTATTAAAACGTTGAAAGTGATTCAGGTTCCTAGGAGGAATCTATAAAGGCAAGTTAACTAGTTACAGCTATGGTTGCTCCCCGTGGTTTAATTTCTGGGATCTCCCACCGTCTATGGAAGTATATGGGGTCTATTGCATTGAGATTCTGCGGAAGCTGGCTTGAATTTGGAGGTTTGTATGCTAATGGTTGAGGGGAATTTTTGTCTTTGAGGCTTGCTCATGTATTTATAGAACTGTTTTTGACAACAGACTAGGTTGTTGATCTTTTTTTCCTATATTTCTTTCTCCTATCTTGCTTTTCTATATATTCCTTGTCCTTTGAGTGTCCAGCGTATCTGGACCTTGTTTAGTTATTCAAAGTGTTACCGCTTTGCTTAAATTTTGGGGAAATATGTTTCGCAATCATGTCATATACTCCCAATTCTTTTTAATCTATCTCCTGTTTGATTAGCTCTATCTTGTGTAGGCTTACAAATGCTGTTGGGCCCCTCCCTCTGATTAATCCGTTGGTTTAGGCAGTCCCTTTGCTTTTATTGCAAATAGCTTCTGTCTAGGTTTCTGCTTAGTTCTTATTTAAATTCTTGCACGGAAAACTGCACATTCATTAAGACTGCTCGCATCTCCTGTATTATCTGAATTTTGCAGCTCAAATAAATACTGCCTAGTGGCTCTCGTCAATTATGTTAGGTTATTAGAACCCAGTCCTGTCGTCTAAGATGGTGCTGATACCGACTGGCAGCTGTGGTTAGCTGACGCTAACAAGATGTTTACGCTAACGAGGTCTCTTCGTCTTGGTCTAAGTTCAATCGTGTGCATGTATTGAACTTTATCTTGTACATACCCATATACAGTGTGATAACATGAGATGACCCTGTGCCTCTCAGCACGTGCTCTTTCATCTTTTCCTGTACGTTATCAGTAGTGGTTGCTCGTGGTAAAACCTTGTCTTTTGATGTTCTGAATTGCAGGAGTATATGTTGAAGGAGAAGGAAGAGAAGCTGGATATGGTTACAAAGCCTGCAGAAGAATCTGAGATGAAGAACACTGACAGTGCCGCCGCTGAAGAAGTGTCCAGTTCAATAACTGATGAAACCCCTGTTGTTGGCAGTAGTAACGATGTTGACTCTGCCGCTGCTGATGAAAGCAGTGCAGAATCTAGTGCTGCAGCTGAAGAAAGCAATGAAACCACTCCTAGTGCAGGGGAGGGTGACAGTGAAGCCACAGAGGCTGCTGCTGACAATAGCAGTGGAAATGCTGAACAAGAAGACTCTAGGGATCAAGAAGGTGAAGAGACACCGGAGATTAAGGTAAGCTTGATTGAATCATAATCTTGACTCTTATCCCGTCAGTGTATTCAGTGACGGTTGCATGGATGTCTTTCATTGCTggaaacttttattattttgaatatCATGAACAAGATGTACCATAAGACAACGGGTAGAATCAATGCCTTTTACAGAAGCAACTGAGAAAGGAAGGAGCCGGGTAGAACTATGGCGTACATGAATTTTTGGGTTGAGTAGTAAATAGTTTCTTGGTCTTCTGTTGGGTTGAAGTATTTGTAGTACTGAAAGTCAAGGTATCTTTTTTCTCTGAGCCTATATAAAAGACCCACTACGTACGagtattctttattttttatgatggTCAAAGTGTGGGAAACTTTGCTACATAATCTCTTTATTCCCACTTCAAGTTGTCCAAGTGACCTACCTCTCCTATATGTGGAGCACTATTTTCTTCTCCAGTTCGCCTTATGTTTCTCTGTTCCTTGTGTATTTTGTTGTTATCCACCAGCTTGAGACAGCACCAGCAGATTTCCGTTTCCCAACTACAAATCAATCTAGGCATTGCTTTACCCGATACATCGAGTATCATCGGTGAGTCAATCGAAATCCTATATACCTGAAAGTTTGTGTTTCTGAACTTGGGCACTGTTCCTTTTCCTCATAGCTATTTTCTTGGTCTCTCAGTTGTGTAGCTGCAAAAGGGGAAGGTGCTCCTGAATGCGACAAGTTTGCAAAATACTATCGCTCTCTTTGCCCTGGTGAATGGGTACGTACCTTATGTGCTTTTGCATGCCCTTAAGACCTTCTGTGTTGGAATTGTTTCTACCATCTTGCCAATTGATAGGACATTTAACTTGCATCTGCTCCActcattttattttgaaaacggGCAATTGATTCGGCTGTGATATATTACTTTTTTGGGAGCATAAAGGTGAACTTCATTACTAAATATTGAAGGAACAAGAATTAAAGATTCAAATTAACAACCCCATTAAAAGCATCAGGAAGGTTAACTTGAACAGCCAGAGCTAGAAACAAGTCAGTAAACAATGGTCACAATACTATGTAAAAGTCGATGAAAGTACTACTTGACTTCATTATATGGCTTTCCTAACGCAGGTAGATAGATGGAACGAGCAGAGGGAGAATGGTACCTTTCCAGGTCCACTGTAGAGGGTGCCTGCTGAAGAAAGTATATCTATGGTATTCAGATTTCTTGGATCTGTCAGATGAATTTCACAAAATGAGAAGCTCAATAATTTCCGGCAAACCTCTATTTAAAgtggttatttattttttccgaCTTTTCTTGGAACTAGTTTTGAGTACAGAAACACAAATGTTGCACTCGTGACGAAGATGGAACTCTCTTTCCATCAGTCTTTTAAAGTTCGATTTGTTGTGAAAGTTGTGACGACGACATGTCACCGAGAAGCAAATACGTAATCAGTGTCCTACATTTTCTATTCTTCACGTAATAAGAAGTTATTGCCGGCGGGATTATCATAGTCTGGTTTTAATTAGCTTGAGAAGTGGATGTGTGGTGTGTTGAATGACGATGTAGACGCGATGGTGGTATCTTACTTCATGAGTTACCTGGTAGGAAAGTGATGGTTTCAATGCCCGTCTTTGTGACCGTTTCCCTCCCCTGTTTAGGGTGATCCCTTGTTCTCTGTATCTTGTTTCAGCTGGTTTCCGCATTTGTAATGCATTGGAGTTCccgtttttacaaaaaaaaaaaaatgccccgAATCAAATCATTGGCCCTGCCAAAAAGTCTTATAAATTCtgaatagaaaataaattactaCTTTCTAATTGGAATTTAATCATGCAATTTTATGGCATCTAGGAGGAGCATTTTCAGTGAAATTTAAACTCTGACACATATTGAAGTTAAATTTGAAGTCTCAACAAACCAAAATTTGAGATTTTGTTACAAAAGTAATTTCACAGTTGCAcaaagaaatataaatttttaccAAATTGCCCGCGTTTTTTGTTCTCCACCATAGATAAtccacattattattatttttctgatatcAGCAAGTTCCATCACTTCCCTTAATAGAATGTTCGATTCATATCATGTGAACTACgctaggagtaattattcaacgCTCCTGAAGTATAACAAGGCATTGCCTACATGgtactttcaatcatttacgTTGCGATAAACTATGCGGTAGAGACATTATCATTCACTTTAGTTAGGTGGTTGGGAGACAAGGAACGACCCACATTGTGTGGTGGCAAACTTTTATTCGTAGGCCAATTGGCATTACGCTAGTGCTTAAATCTGTAGAAAAAGAGAACAGAGGCCAACCACATAAGCCTAAACGTAGCATACAATTCCATGGGGCATTGACGAGTTACATCCTGGATTTAATTACCCATAACCACATAAACGaagttgaaaggaaaaaaaccaCCCACACAACAGAAAAAAATGTAGAAATACTGTCAAAAACATCAGATAGagaaaacccaaattttacttCATAACACCACAATTTTACTTACTACTACTAATAACAATCATCCACCACCATACTACTACTTACTTTCAAAGCATCTAAACAAACCCTAAATCTACTTATGACTACTTCACTAGATTGGCCTCACAAAGCACCCAACCATTTCGGAAAAAACTAAGCCTTCTCAGCCTCACCCCTGATCCTCCTTGCAAGCTGAACATCTTTGGACATGATGGTGACGCGCTTGGCATGAATAGCACAAAGATTAGTATCTTCAAACAGCCCAACGAGGTATGCCTCTGCTGCCTCCTGCAATGCCAACACTGCATGGCTCTGGAACCTCAGATCCGCCTACATGCACCCGAaacacaaattcagtaataacgTATTCGGTTCGAGCAATTTGGTGGGTAAGAagggaaaagaaggaaaagtgtCTAAATGTGCGGTTGCTCAATGCGGCAAAATATGGTTTATAAAGGagagaaattgacaaaattgAACTCTAATGTTTTCAATGGTTCGCATTCTCATCGAAACAAGGCGGGATTTGGCAAGGAACAAAACTGACTCTATTCATTGTAAGACAACGATCTTCTTCATAAACTAACATGATAGAACTGGAGATGGTTTCCACAATTTGCAAACAATGAAACCATAACGAAATATAAAATGAAATCATCTCACCTTGAAGACCTGGGAAATCTCACGAACAAGCCTCTGGAATGGAAGCTTCCTAATCAGGAGATCGGTAGTCTTCTGGTACTTGCGAATTTCGCTGTACATCATACCACCAATATCACAAATTCAGCATGTAGCAGACCGAACCCAACTCTGGCTTCGCCAGGGTTCGGCTTCGCCAAGACACGTCAATCGTCGGCTTTTTCTTCACTTTGCATTCGGCAACAGAAAGAACCATGTCAAGCTCGGCCACCTTTGGGAGGTGGTCCCTTAGACCGTTTTTGCTTGGCTTAA
This genomic window contains:
- the LOC131333357 gene encoding histone H3.3-like: MARTKQTCRTFGGGKRLRKHIAAKVMRKKTVPAFGGVKKPHRYRAGTVARREIRKYQKTTDLLIRKLPFQRLVREISQVFKADLRFQSHAVLALQEAAEAYLVGLFEDTNLCAIHAKRVTIMSKDVQLARRIRGEAEKA
- the LOC131334095 gene encoding cytochrome c oxidase subunit 6b-1-like, giving the protein MAEADSAKTLTLSEEYMLKEKEEKLDMVTKPAEESEMKNTDSAAAEEVSSSITDETPVVGSSNDVDSAAADESSAESSAAAEESNETTPSAGEGDSEATEAAADNSSGNAEQEDSRDQEGEETPEIKLETAPADFRFPTTNQSRHCFTRYIEYHRCVAAKGEGAPECDKFAKYYRSLCPGEWVDRWNEQRENGTFPGPL